The following proteins are co-located in the Psilocybe cubensis strain MGC-MH-2018 chromosome 5, whole genome shotgun sequence genome:
- a CDS encoding Bifunctional dethiobiotin synthetase/adenosylmethionine-8-amino-7-oxononanoate aminotransferase — translation MSTLFRHFRVHQVFGANTNVGKTILTTALVRASAQRGKNVYYLKPVSTGPLEDADDYHVNRHTADYKKSVHAECLFRYDEPVSPHLAVKMKADLEGQDVILPPSDGTFLDSVANRIRTYAKSSLNPTHMYLETAGGVHSPALSGTSQADCYRPLFLPTVLIGDSKLGGISSTISSYESLLLRGYIIDAIVLFRDDYYQNAEYLKPYFAERGVFVHTVNAPPERLSDLAANFTSTDKYYATITALDTEHGVGPVVDHLDVCHSKRLDELESMPKRAHDSIWWPFAQHGLMKGEKDVTVIDSAYSDFFSITNKSASSPTESILEPQFDGSASWWTQTLGHAHPSLTLAAAKASGRYGHVMFPQSVHLPALKLAERLVKGGPGKGWASRAFISDNGSTGMEVALKMALRAFTSRQQTEIKEDEKKQLGILGLKGSYHGDTIGAMDACEEGVYTCEWHNAKGYWFDPPTVGIKNGEVFITVPATLSSFPISHDVRADSLANVYDVENRINSSLARAYAMYITRALEALEKRGGPKLAALVLEPLLMGAGGMIFVDPLFQRVLIDTVRGRRSGSSTSWSGLPVIFDEVFVGLHRIGMESTGPLLGVYPDISVNAKVLTGGLLPLAVTLASNSIFEAFLSDSKADALLHGHSYTAHPIGCEVANETLAILDKVTKSDEWVAAQQSWAKPDGTASPVWSLWDPHFIIAISKLPQVKEVMTLGCVLSIKIKDDASGYTSHSAQTLFQSLTRASQEDGTLSTAPGGAAFGMHFRTLGDVAYFMTSLNTSSTVIRSIEDKIWQTLNE, via the exons ATGTCGACACTATTCAGGCACTTTCGCGTGCACCAAGTTTTCGGAGCGAACACCAATGTCGGAAAAACAATCCTTACGACTGCACTAGTCCGGGCATCTGCTCAGCGAGGAAAGAACGTGTATTATCTCAAGCCAGTCAGCACTGGACCTCTAGAGGATGCCGATGACTA CCATGTTAATCGGCACACCGCCGATTACAAGAAATCTGTACATGCAGAATGCCTATTCCGATACGATGAACCAGTCAGTCCGCACCTCGCTGTGAAGATGAAGGCAGATTTAGAGGGGCAGGATGTCATTTTG CCGCCTTCAGACGGAACCTTCCTCGATTCTGTTGCAAATCGCATTAGAACATATGCAAAATCATCTTTAAATCCTACTCATATGTACTTGGAAACTGCCGGAG GTGTCCACAGTCCTGCACTCTCAGGAACAAGTCAAGCCGATTGCTATCGTCCTTTATTCCTCCCCACAGTGCTCATCGGAGACTCCAAGCTGGGTGGTATCTCATCAACAATCTCATCCTACGAATCTCTACTCCTCCGAGGATATATTATTGACGCCATTGTGCTATTCCGAGACGATTACTACCAAAACGCGGAATACCTGAAGCCCTACTTTGCAGAACGCGGCGTTTTCGTGCATACCGTCAATGCACCTCCAGAGAGGCTATCGGATCTCGCAGCAAATTTCACCTCCACAGACAAATACTACGCGACGATCACGGCCTTGGACACGGAACATGGTGTGGGCCCTGTCGTTGACCACCTCGATGTCTGTCACTCCAAACGTTTGGACGAACTCGAGTCCATGCCCAAGCGTGCACATGACAGCATCTGGTGGCCCTTTGCACAGCACGGGCTGAtgaagggagaaaaggaCGTCACAGTAATCGACAGCGCGTATTCGGACTTTTTCAGCATCACGAACAAATCCGCATCCTCTCCCACAGAGAGCATCCTTGAACCCCAGTTTGACGGTTCAGCTTCGTGGTGGACGCAGACTTTAGGACACGCGCACCCGTCGCTCACTTTGGCAGCAGCGAAGGCAAGTGGTCGGTATGGACACGTCATGTTCCCTCAGTCTGTCCATCTGCCCGCGTTGAAACTAGCTGAGAGGCTGGTGAAAGGTGGTCCAGGTAAAGGGTGGGCCAGTCGCGCGTTCATCTCCGACAATGGGTCGACCGGAATGGAAGTCGCGTTAAAAATGGCGCTGAGAGCGTTCACCTCTCGTCAGCAAACGGAAATAAAGGAAGACGAAAAGAAACAGCTTGGAATTCTAGGACTCAAGGGAAGCTATCACGGAGACACGATTGGTGCTATGGACGCATGCGAGGAGGGCGTATACACCTGCGAATGGCATAATGCGAAAGGGTACTGGTTCGACCCGCCCACCGTCGGCATAAAAAACGGAGAAGTTTTCATCACAGTCCCCGCCACCTTGTCGTCCTTCCCAATCTCACACGATGTCCGCGCAGACTCTCTAGCGAACGTGTATGACGTTGAAAACCGCATCAATTCCTCTCTTGCTAGAGCGTATGCGATGTACATCACACGCGCTCTCGAGGCCCTAGAAAAGCGCGGTGGGCCCAAACTCGCAGCTCTGGTTCTCGAACCGTTGCTGATGGGTGCTGGTGGCATGATATTCGTCGACCCCCTTTTCCAGCGCGTACTCATCGATACAGTCCGCGGACGACGCTCAGGCTCGTCCACCAGCTGGTCCGGCCTTCCCGTCATCTTCGACGAAGTCTTCGTTGGCCTGCACCGCATCGGCATGGAGAGCACCGGCCCCTTGCTAGGCGTTTACCCCGACATCTCAGTCAACGCCAAAGTGCTTACAGGCGGACTTCTCCCACTTGCCGTGACTCTTGCTTCCAACTCCATATTCGAGGCGTTCTTGAGCGACAGCAAGGCCGACGCGCTGCTACACGGCCACTCGTACACCGCTCATCCGATAGGATGTGAAGTAGCCAATGAAACGCTCGCGATACTTGACAAAGTGACCAAGAGCGACGAGTGGGTTGCTGCTCAGCAAAGCTGGGCGAAGCCTGACGGGACAGCGAGCCCTGTATGGAGCTTGTGGGATCCACACTTTATCATTGCCATTTCCAAGTTGCCACAGGTCAAAGAGGTTATGACCCTCGGCTGCGTTTtatcaatcaaaatcaaagatgaTGCATCTG GCTATACCTCGCATTCAGCCCAGACCCTGTTCCAATCTTTGACCCGTGCCTCTCAAGAGGACGGCACATTATCAACAGCACCAGGCGGAGCTGCCTTTGGCATGCACTTCAGAACACTGGGCGACGTCGCATATTTCATGACGAGCTTAAACACCAGCTCGACAGTCATTAGATCTATAGAAGACAAAATATGGCAAACTCTCAACGAGtaa
- a CDS encoding Phosphatidylinositol 3-kinase catalytic subunit type 3 has protein sequence MDKDNRDDFTFAKLSDLKLPVTFRISQLEGIRKPRSFTELLEKPELRFHGVQSSTLSDLYVTCQLVADNKPLTIPFRTSFKAFKNAYTWNEWITLPIRYCDLPLSAQIAFTVWDIGGPRAAIPVGGSTFRMFGKKPTLRRGKHRLFLWPGVEADGSVETTTPSKLAAQDEMGRLEKLVKKYERGDLPKSDWLDKMAFRKMEEIHAAATEKSDNLFLYIDLPRFDFPVVYSEPASGDAAATTSSATSTLATVVQPPATPSISASFISDTGLWSVVDPDIAHENPVEDKHRRLVRSHRSSPYDRELKPNANIRDELGLILSYSPSQVLTSEEKDLIWKFRFYLARDKKGLTKFLKSVAWRDSAEVKQAVEELLPQWTEIDTDDALELLGPGTVDSRVRAFAVKQLSRADDDELLLYLLQLVQALKFESVVTEQRSSRSTTTAISYEDSGLSDLLISRGVANPILGNRLYWYLMVEVSLDDRIMAKMYGRVVYRYMKQISEAENGTERRETMRRQGLMIETLAKRAKELRTSKDPRPKKIEKLRSIISDSKNNLASMEPLPLPLNANIQVTGIIAEKSTVFKSNMYPLLLYFQCADGGEYPVIFKDGDDMRQDQLVIQLFTLMDQLLRKENLDLKLTPFDVLATGQSQGMVQFVPSKTIAAIVSEHGSLLNYLRAHHPDEGSIGTSGVEPSVIDTFVRSCAGYCVVTYLLGVGDRHLDNLLLTTDGHFFHVDFGYIFGRDPKPFPPQVKVCKEMVDGMGGAQSPHYARFKNFCFTAFTILRKSTNLILNLVTLMVDANIPDIKHRDVHEQLQEKFRLDLTEEDAIKHFEVLLNETSYITVVFDRFHDLAQYWRS, from the exons ATGGATAAAGACAACCGCGACGACTTTACGTTCGCCAAGCTCTCGGACCTCAAGCTGCCTGTGACGTTCAGaat ATCGCAGCTGGAGGGTATACGCAAGCCGCGATCGTTCACGGAGCTGTTGGAGAAGCCTGAGTTGAGGTTTCATGGTGTGCAATCTTC CACGCTTTCAGATCTCTACGTGACGTGCCAGCTGGTGGCGGATAACAAGCCGCTGACGATCCCCTTCCGCACGTCGTTCAAGGCGTTTAAGAACGCATATAC aTGGAACGAGTGGATCACGCTCCCGATTCGATATTGTGATCTACCGTTGAGCGCGCAGATTGCGTTTACGGTGTGGGATATTGGTGGCCCGCGCGCTGCGATCCCCGTTGGCGGGTCGACGTTCAGGATGTTTGGGAAGAAGCC GACGCTAAGGCGGGGAAAGCATCGACTGTTTTTGTGGCCGGGCGTCGAGGCGGACGGGTCGGTGGAGACGACGACGCCAAGCAAGCTTGCGGCGCAGGATGAGATGGGCCGGTTAGAGAAGCTTGTGAAGAAGTATGAGCGCGGCGACCTGCCCAAGTCGGATTGGCTGGATAAAATGGCATTTCGGAAGATGGAGGAGATACACGCT gctgCTACTGAGAAATCGGACAATTTGTTTTTGTACATTGATCTTCCACGCTTCGATTTTCCGGTGGTGTACAGCGAGCCAGCGAGCGGG GACGCTGCTGCCACAACATCCTCGGCAACCTCTACATTGGCCACCGTTGTACAACCTCCCGCCACGCCCTCGATTTCTGCGTCCTTCATTAGTGATACCGGTTTATGGAGTGTGGTAGATCCAGATATCGCACATGAGAACCCTGTGGAAGATAAACATCGCAGGCTGGTGCGAAGCCATCGAAGCAGTCCATACGATAGGGAACTGAAGCCCAACGCGAACATCCGAGACGAGCTAGGG CTAATCCTGAGCTACTCGCCGAGTCAAGTGCTGACATCGGAGGAGAAAGACCTCATCTGGAAATTCCGGTTCTACCTCGCGCGCGATAAGAAGGGTTTGACCAAGTTTTTGAAGTCGGTCGCGTGGCGGGACTCGGCGGAGGTGAAGCAGGCGGTGGAGGAGCTGTTGCCGCAGTGGACGGAGATTGACACTGATGATGCGTTGGAGCTGCTGGGACCTGGGACGGTGGATTCGCGTGTGAGAGCGTTTGCGGTGAAGCAGTTGAGTAGGGCGGATGAtgat GAGCTTCTCCTGTACCTACTGCAGCTTGTGCAGGCTCTCAAGTTTGAGAGTGTTGTGACGGAACAACGCTCGTCGAGATCGACAACGACTGCCATATCATATGAGGACAGCGGGCTCTCTGACCTACTCATTTCCAGAGGTGTTGCGAATCCGATACTTGGAAACCGGTTATACTGGTACCTGATGGTTGAGGTCTCGTTGGATGACCGAATTATGGCAAAGATGTACGGACGTGTAGTCTATAGGTACATGAAGCAGATTTCAGAG GCTGAAAACGGGACAGAGAGACGAGAAACGATGCGGCGTCAAGGCCTCATGATCGAGACGCTCGCCAAACGCGCGAAAGAACTACGCACATCGAAAGACCCGCGTCCAAAGAAGATCGAGAAGTTACGGTCCATCATCTCCGACTCGAAGAACAACCTTGCGTCCATGGAACCTTTACCCCTGCCGCTCAACGCCAATATTCAAGTGACGGGCATCATCGCTGAAAAGTCGACTGTGTTTAAATCGAACATGTATCCATTGCTATTGTACTTCCAGTGCGCGGACGGCGGGGAGTACCCGGTTATCTTCAAGGACGGAGACGATATGCGCCAGGACCAGCTGGTGATACAGCTGTTCACGCTCATGGATCAGCTGCTGAGGAAGGAGAATCTCGATCTCAAGTTGACACCGTTTGATGTGCTTGCGACGGGTCAGAGTCAGGGGATGGTACAGTTTGTCCCGAGCAAGACGATTGCGGCGATTGTGAGTGAGCATGGGAGCTTGTTGAATTATTTGAGGGCGCATCATCCGGATGAGGGTAGTATTGGCACGTCAGGCGTTGAGCCTAGTGTCATTGACACCTTTGTGAGAAGTTGCG CTGGCTACTGTGTCGTCACGTACCTCCTTGGAGTCGGCGATCGACATTTGGACAATCTGCTGCTCACAACTGATGGACATTTCTTCCATG TCGATTTTGGATACATTTTCGGTCGCGATCCCAAACCATTCCCGCCGCAAGTCAAAGTGTGCAAAGAGATGGTAGACGGTATGGGCGGCGCGCAATCGCCACACTACGCACGCTTCAAGAACTTTTGCTTTACCGCGTTCACGATCCTGCGCAAGAGCACGAACCTCATTCTCAACTTGGTCACGCTCATGGTGGATGCCAATATTCCGGACATCAAACACCGCGATGTGCACGAGCAGCTGCAGGAAAAGTTCAGGCTCGATCTTACGGAGGAAGACGCTATCAAACACTTTGAGGTCCTGCTCAATGAGACGTCGTATATTACCGTCGTGTTTGATCGGTTCCATGACCTTGCTCAGTATTGGCGTAGTTGA
- a CDS encoding Acetolactate synthase, mitochondrial: MASFARSASTALRAASRRAPRALAAANTTKAASYSLLTKAAAAKAAHCANPQGARGVKTLDFAGTKETVYERSDWPLAKLQDYFKNDTLALIGYGSQGHGQGLNARDNGLNVIVGVRKDGESWRQAMEDGWVPGETLFPIEEAINRGTIIMNLLSDAAQSQTWPQLKPLITKGKTLYFSHGFSVVYKDDTHVIPPPDVDVILVAPKGSGRTVRTLFKEGRGINSSIAVWQDVTGKAKEKAIALGVAVGSGYLYETTFEKEVYSDLYGERGVLMGGIQGLFLAQYQVLRKNGHSPSEAFNETVEEATQSLYPLIGAKGMDYMFNACSTTARRGALDWAPIFEKANVPIFEQLYESVRNGTETRKSLEFNGRATYREDLAKELEVINNQEIWRAGKTVRSLRPDYKPESE; the protein is encoded by the exons ATGGCCTCCTTTGCTCGCTCTGCCTCAACGGCCCTCCGCGCTGCCTCTCGTCGTGCTCCCAGAGCCCTCGCAGCCGCCAACACCACAAAGGCAGCCTCCTACTCTCTCCTTACCAAGGCCGCTGCTGCCAAGGCTGCCCACTGCGCCAACCCCCAG GGTGCGCGCGGTGTCAAGACCCTCGACTTTGCAGGCACCAAGGAGACCGTCTATGAGCGTAGCGACTGGCCCCTCGCCAAACTCCAGGATTACTTCAAGAACGATACTCTCGCTCTCATCGGCTACGGTTCCCAGGGACACGGCCAGGGCCTCAACGCCCGCGACAACGGCCTCAACGTCATCGTCGGTGTCCGCAAGGACGGCGAGAGCTGGAGGCAGGCGATGGAGGACGGATGGGTCCCCGGCGAGACCCTTTTCCCTATCGAGGAGGCCATCAACCGCGGCACTATCATCATGAACCTTTTGTCCGACGCCGCCCAGAGCCAGACTTGGCCCCAGCTCAAGCCCCTCATCACCAAGGGCAAGACTCTCTACTTCTCCCATGGTTTCTCCGTGGTGTACAAGGACGACACCCATGTTATTCCCCCTCCTGACGTTGATGTTATCCTTGTTGCCCCCAAGGGCTCTGGACGCACCGTCCGCACTCTTTTCAAGGAGGGACGTGGTATCAACTCGTCTATTGCCGTTTGGCAGGACGTGACTGGCAAGGCCAAGGAGAAGGCCATTGCCCTCGGTGTTGCCGTTGGCTCCGGATACCTCTACGAGACCACCTTCGAGAAGGAGGTGTACTCTGACCTTTACGGCGAGCGTGGTGTC CTCATGGGAGGCATCCAGGGACTCTTCTTGGCCCAGTACCAGGTTCTCCGCAAGAACGGACACTCCCCATCAGAAGCTTTCAACGAGACTGTCGAGGAGGCCACTCAGTCCCTTTACCCTCTCATCGGTGCCAAGGG TATGGACTACATGTTCAACGCCTGCTCTACCACCGCTCGTCGCGGAGCTCTTGACTGGGCCCCTATCTTCGAGAAGGCCAATGTCCCCATCTTTGAGCAGCTTTACGAGAGCGTGAGGAACGGAACTGAGACTCGCAAGTCTCTCGAGTTCAATGGACGCGCTACCTACCGCGAGGACCTCGCCAAGGAGCTCGAGGTGATCAACAACCAGGAGATCTGGCGTGCCG GCAAAACTGTGCGATCACTGCGCCCCGACTACAAGCCTGAATCCGAGTAA
- a CDS encoding Trimethyllysine dioxygenase yields MFQSRAAARRVQTLRSCKRPSLSRPVLNNREITTYPRRSSAVATAHASGSSIYTDDAQHLHPDDLHTDDLPITSQDANQVAVGWDTRTWSRFHNIWLRDHCRCPKCFHPITKQRLFNTFEIPKDLTPLHVDAKPGGLQVTWPSKEPHVSVYPWSWLQLNSYDPPLNRKQESNEKILWGSKIQQSPPTVAYEEVMNDNNHGLYKWLTNVHKFGFSFVSGVPATTEATEELALRIGFIRETQYGKFWDFTSDLAKGDTAYTTLALGAHTDNTYFTDPCGLQLFHLLSHTHGTGGATLLVDGFYAASLMRELHPSAYRLLSEVPVPAHAAGDAGSLYATGEGYPVLTHTGQGELVQVRWNNDDRSVMRGLSADVVEEWYEAIRLWNKCLTSPDSEYWVQLQPGTAVVVDNHRVLHGRSAFTGKRRMCGAYIGVDEYKSKLAVLREQFSNSSTGQGDGLEEQGGKSSGEKERDVWHPLL; encoded by the exons ATGTTCCAGTCGCGCGCTGCTGCCCGCCGTGTACAAACCCTCAGATCCTGCAAGAGACCCTCTCTCTCACGCCCTGTCCTA AATAATAGAGAGATAACTACCTATCCTCGCAGATCATCCGCCGTCGCCACAGCGCACGCATCGGGGTCGTCCATTTACACCGACGACGCACAGCACCTCCACCCCGACGACCTCCACACTGACGATCTCCCCATCACCAGTCAGGACGCGAATCAGGTCGCCGTCGGCTGGGACACACGCACCTGGTCTCGTTT TCACAACATCTGGCTACGCGACCACTGCCGCTGTCCAAAGTGCTTCCATCCCATCACTAAACAGCgtctcttcaacaccttcgAG ATCCCGAAAGATCTGACACCGCTCCACGTCGACGCCAAACCCGGAGGGTTGCAAGTAACAT GGCCCTCGAAAGAACCACACGTCTCGGTCTACCCTTGGTCCTGGCTCCAGCTCAATTCCTACGATCCGCCATTGAACAGAAAACAAGAATCCAACGA AAAAATTCTATGGGGCTCCAAAATCCAGCAATCGCCACCAACAGTCGCGTACGAAGAAGTCATGAACGACAATAATCACGGACTGTACAAATGGCTCACCAACGTC CACAAATTTGGATTCTCTTTCGTGTCTGGGGTACCCGCCACTACCGAAGCTACTGAGGAACTCGCGCTGCGCATAGGATTCATCCGCGAGACACAGT ATGGTAAATTTTGGGACTTTACATCCGATCTGGCAAAGGGAGACACGGCGTATACGACGCTCGCGTTGGGTGCCCATACCGACAACACATACTTT ACGGACCCCTGCGGCCTTCAACTCTTCCACCTGCTCTCGCACACGCACGGAACGGGCGGGGCGACACTCCTCGTGGACGGGTTCTACGCCGCGTCGCTGATGCGCGAGCTGCATCCATCTGCGTACCGCTTGCTTTCGGAGGTGCCGGTGCCGGCGCACGCGGCGGGAGACGCTGGGAGCCTATATGCGACGGGGGAGGGATACCCTGTCTTGACGCACACGGGGCAGGGCGAGCTCGTGCAGGTTAGGTGGAATAATGACGATCGGAGTGTGATGCGTGGGTTGAGTGCGGATGTTGTCGAGGAGTG GTATGAGGCGATTAGATTGTGGAACAAGTGCCTTACGAGTCCGGACTCGGAGTATTGGGTGCAGCTGCAGCCCGGGACGGCGGTCG TTGTTGATAACCACCGCGTGCTGCATGGGCGGTCGGCGTTCACGGGAAAACGCCGGATGTGCGGCGCCTATATTGGCGTAGACGAGTATAAGTCCAAGTTGGCCGTGCTAAGAGAACAGTTTTCGAACTCTTCCACAGGACAGGGAGATGGATTAGAGGAACAGGGTGGTAAGAGTTCCggagagaaggagagggatgTTTGGCACCCTTTGCTTTAA